A genome region from Bacteroidales bacterium includes the following:
- a CDS encoding galactose mutarotase, whose amino-acid sequence MKIQIEPFGILASGEATQLFHLENDHGMKASVSDYGCTVLSLWVADRKGVFSDIITGYRTFEEWVENPAYFGCIIGRVCNRIGNAKFSLDGVEYKVTPNHEGHQLHGGIQGFNKKKWKSRIIDSNEKCGIEFSYLSVDGEEGFPGNVEVRVSYYLTNDNEFGMEFNAVSDKATPVNLTNHCYFNLNGDGSGTIYDQELLILADQITETDKDSIPTGNFLNVKDTAFDFTVQHAIGKYIHNLPKGYDDNYVLRNQSGTLMHGITAYDPGSGREMQIYTTEPGVQLYTSNWFDGSIIGKSGKPYLEHHAFALETQHFPDSVNHPGFPDVTLRPGKKYHSETIWKFSAV is encoded by the coding sequence ATGAAAATCCAAATAGAGCCTTTTGGCATTCTGGCATCCGGGGAAGCTACACAACTGTTTCATCTTGAAAATGACCATGGCATGAAGGCTTCAGTCAGTGATTATGGTTGTACGGTACTTTCTTTATGGGTAGCCGACAGAAAGGGTGTTTTTTCAGATATCATTACCGGTTACAGGACTTTTGAAGAATGGGTTGAAAATCCTGCATATTTTGGCTGCATCATAGGCAGGGTTTGTAACAGGATTGGAAATGCAAAATTTTCCCTTGATGGAGTAGAATATAAGGTTACACCCAATCATGAAGGCCACCAGTTACACGGGGGGATACAGGGTTTCAATAAAAAGAAATGGAAATCCAGGATCATTGATTCAAATGAAAAATGCGGTATCGAATTTAGCTACCTGAGTGTGGATGGAGAAGAGGGATTCCCGGGAAATGTCGAAGTCAGGGTAAGCTATTACCTTACCAATGACAATGAGTTTGGAATGGAATTTAATGCGGTTTCAGATAAGGCAACACCTGTAAACCTTACCAATCACTGCTATTTCAACCTTAACGGGGATGGTTCAGGAACAATTTATGACCAGGAACTCCTGATCCTGGCAGATCAGATTACTGAAACTGATAAAGACAGCATTCCTACAGGCAATTTTTTAAATGTAAAGGATACTGCTTTTGATTTTACAGTTCAGCATGCTATTGGCAAATACATACACAATTTGCCAAAAGGATATGATGATAATTACGTGCTCAGGAATCAATCCGGAACATTGATGCATGGCATCACCGCCTATGATCCTGGCAGCGGAAGGGAAATGCAGATATACACCACAGAACCAGGAGTCCAGCTATACACTTCCAACTGGTTCGATGGCAGCATTATCGGCAAATCCGGCAAGCCCTATCTTGAACATCATGCATTTGCCCTGGAAACACAACATTTCCCTGACTCAGTGAATCACCCCGGCTTTCCTGATGTGACCCTGCGGCCGGGAAAGAAGTATCATTCTGAAACCATTTGGAAATTTTCTGCCGTATAG
- a CDS encoding sodium:solute symporter, producing MNLTWFDWSIILALFILMMSMVFLSKSLMKSVSDFLATGRTGGRYIISMFHGTAALGAITVVGALEQNFNAGFNSRWWEMPTAVILVTISVTGWVVYRFRQTRALTMAQFFEMRYSRTFRIFAGMLAFVSGIVNMIIFPAVSAKFFIYFCGIPEIGHLGPYSITYILTTAVMVLVPLYFIFTGGHIAVMFTDFIQGVFVNIVFVIIVILLLVQVGWSDIGEAVKSAPTGQSLINPFDASDVQDFNPWFFFIGMFGLIYTKLSWQGNSSFNIAAKSAHEAKMADVLTNWRLVPQWGLFLMIVPIIAYTVFHHDNYKAIADNINTMLAGFAPAEQSQLRVPMVLNSLLPVGLKGAFAAIMLAAAITCHNTYMHSWGSIFIQDVVMPIRKRPFEPAEHLRYLKLSILAVGITIFILSIVFQQTEKVFLFLNISGAIFVGGSGAVIIGGLYWRKGTTPAAWAAMITGALTASLNILLNQLFPDFPINGQWGWFMAMVMATLVYFIVSLLTPRKAFDLDKLLHRGQYAVKDDTIKGSEEVVRGWKVLAPTKEFTRGDKAIYWATTGWTAAWVIVFFVGTLFYFFVKPFTNDQWMTFWQIYTYLFLGASIIVTVWFTIGGLKNLKEMIHALRHNIRDHKDDGFVEKN from the coding sequence ATGAATCTCACCTGGTTTGATTGGTCCATCATCCTTGCTTTGTTTATCCTCATGATGAGCATGGTATTCCTCAGCAAAAGCCTGATGAAGAGTGTCAGTGATTTTCTTGCCACCGGCAGAACCGGGGGAAGGTACATCATCTCTATGTTCCATGGTACTGCTGCTCTCGGAGCCATTACGGTTGTTGGTGCCTTAGAACAAAACTTCAATGCAGGCTTCAACTCCCGGTGGTGGGAAATGCCCACAGCTGTGATACTTGTCACGATTAGCGTCACAGGATGGGTGGTATACCGATTCAGGCAAACCAGGGCACTCACTATGGCTCAATTCTTTGAAATGCGCTATAGCCGTACCTTCAGAATATTTGCAGGAATGCTGGCTTTTGTCTCAGGTATCGTCAATATGATCATTTTCCCTGCGGTAAGTGCCAAATTTTTTATCTATTTCTGCGGAATCCCTGAGATAGGGCATCTTGGCCCCTACTCTATTACCTATATTCTTACTACAGCCGTGATGGTGCTGGTTCCACTGTACTTCATTTTTACCGGGGGACATATAGCTGTGATGTTTACCGATTTTATCCAGGGAGTATTTGTCAACATAGTATTTGTAATCATTGTCATCCTGCTGCTGGTTCAGGTAGGCTGGAGTGATATCGGAGAAGCAGTAAAATCAGCACCCACCGGGCAATCTCTTATTAATCCCTTTGATGCCAGTGATGTTCAGGACTTTAATCCATGGTTCTTCTTTATAGGAATGTTTGGATTAATCTATACCAAATTATCATGGCAGGGAAATTCCTCTTTCAATATTGCAGCAAAAAGTGCCCATGAAGCAAAAATGGCAGATGTACTTACCAACTGGCGCCTTGTTCCACAGTGGGGGCTTTTCCTGATGATTGTTCCTATTATTGCCTATACCGTTTTTCACCACGATAATTATAAGGCCATTGCTGATAATATCAATACCATGTTAGCCGGTTTTGCTCCTGCTGAGCAGAGTCAGCTTCGGGTTCCAATGGTGCTGAATTCATTATTACCCGTTGGTTTGAAAGGGGCTTTCGCTGCAATTATGCTTGCTGCAGCTATCACTTGCCATAACACCTACATGCATTCCTGGGGGAGTATATTTATCCAGGATGTAGTGATGCCAATCCGGAAGCGTCCGTTCGAACCTGCCGAACATCTCAGGTATCTAAAACTATCGATTCTTGCTGTAGGTATTACGATCTTTATTCTTAGCATCGTTTTTCAGCAAACTGAAAAGGTATTTCTATTCCTTAATATTTCAGGGGCGATATTTGTTGGAGGTTCCGGAGCGGTGATTATCGGGGGATTGTACTGGAGAAAAGGAACTACCCCTGCAGCATGGGCTGCCATGATTACCGGAGCGCTGACTGCCAGCCTGAACATCCTCCTCAACCAGCTTTTCCCCGACTTCCCAATTAACGGGCAATGGGGTTGGTTCATGGCCATGGTGATGGCTACCCTGGTCTATTTTATTGTTTCTCTGCTCACTCCCAGGAAAGCATTCGATCTTGATAAACTCCTCCACAGGGGGCAATATGCCGTAAAAGATGATACTATTAAAGGAAGTGAAGAAGTGGTAAGAGGCTGGAAAGTATTAGCACCAACAAAGGAATTTACCCGGGGTGACAAAGCGATCTATTGGGCCACCACAGGTTGGACTGCAGCGTGGGTGATTGTTTTCTTTGTCGGAACTTTGTTCTATTTCTTCGTAAAACCCTTCACCAATGACCAATGGATGACCTTCTGGCAAATATATACTTATCTCTTCCTGGGTGCATCTATCATTGTTACAGTCTGGTTCACCATTGGCGGATTAAAAAACCTGAAAGAGATGATCCATGCCCTGAGGCATAACATCCGTGACCATAAAGATGATGGATTTGTAGAGAAGAATTAA
- a CDS encoding glycosyl transferase family 36, with amino-acid sequence MNYGHFSEDGKEYIITDPRTPSPWINYIYNGRYFSTISNNGGGISYFKSPLHGRITRYRINEVPPDRPGKYIYVKDNDSGEIWSLTWQPVGKSPESYKVAHGFGYTRAESSVNEISSEVLFFVPLQDDQEIWKATLKNDSSKPRNLSIYGYVEMALGHALVDLINQCDDQHFNRSYFDKNLNSIFSTKTYWVTQSKGTQQQENKEWDQWTFFTVNKPVTGYETVRERFLGLYRNENNPLGIEQENLSCLDTDFGNVVNALKIDIQLAPGASEEIVFSLGVIEKTRFEELREEKVKKYHSAGIADKALAEVKQSWDRYFSFTTAETPDANANIFLKYWLPYQARVAFDVGRVISFYYWGIGRGFGFRDTSQDTIAVTISNPAKAKERIQLLSRQMRKDGKVYHHFHGDGQGEFTYHCDDPLWFMLAVTEYLKETGDFSLLDDPQPFIDAPSESILSHMFSVVNYAKNNLGAHGLPIFGRGDWNDTLDYIGGEEGGESVWGAMFYASMLNLFIELLEHLGNLEESNNVQQVRNALVEAVEKHCWDGEWYIRAFGEKNRKVGSKENKYGKIFLNTQIWPVLAGFPNHDRLVTSMDSVKKYLDSPEGPKKCTPAWKEIDPNIGLVTRCVWGKKENGAVFCHPTTWVIQAETMLGRGNQAYEYFKKMLPNRIDSDIFVAEPYVYSQYITSNEHSAPGRASHSWQTGSAAWMYRVSYDYLLGIRSTYKGLIIDPAISSSWKSYTVERVYRGTRYKIEVLNPGGKEKGVTELWVDGKQIKGNLIPVSTDPICQVKVIM; translated from the coding sequence ATGAACTACGGACACTTTTCAGAAGACGGAAAAGAATACATTATTACCGATCCCAGGACACCCAGTCCATGGATCAACTACATTTACAATGGAAGGTATTTTTCAACCATCTCAAATAATGGTGGCGGGATCAGCTATTTCAAGAGTCCCTTGCATGGAAGGATCACCCGTTACCGGATCAATGAGGTTCCACCTGACAGGCCAGGGAAGTATATTTATGTGAAGGATAATGACAGCGGGGAAATATGGAGTCTCACCTGGCAGCCTGTGGGCAAATCCCCTGAAAGCTATAAGGTAGCTCATGGCTTTGGATATACCCGTGCTGAATCCTCAGTAAATGAAATCAGTTCAGAAGTACTTTTCTTCGTTCCCCTGCAGGATGACCAGGAAATATGGAAGGCTACACTGAAAAACGACTCCTCCAAACCTAGAAACCTGTCCATTTACGGGTATGTTGAAATGGCACTTGGACATGCATTGGTAGACCTGATCAATCAATGTGATGATCAGCATTTTAACAGGTCATATTTCGATAAAAACCTGAATAGCATTTTCTCTACCAAAACATATTGGGTAACTCAAAGTAAAGGTACCCAGCAGCAGGAAAACAAAGAATGGGACCAGTGGACTTTTTTCACGGTCAACAAGCCGGTTACAGGATATGAGACCGTGAGAGAGCGGTTCCTGGGACTTTATCGGAATGAAAATAATCCACTTGGCATAGAGCAGGAGAATCTTTCTTGTCTCGATACCGATTTCGGCAACGTGGTAAATGCTTTAAAAATTGATATACAGCTTGCTCCGGGTGCATCGGAAGAGATTGTGTTCTCCCTTGGGGTGATTGAAAAAACACGTTTTGAAGAGCTCAGGGAAGAAAAAGTAAAGAAATATCATTCGGCAGGTATTGCTGACAAAGCCCTGGCTGAAGTCAAGCAGTCATGGGACCGCTATTTCTCCTTTACGACCGCTGAAACCCCTGATGCCAATGCTAATATTTTCCTGAAATACTGGCTTCCATACCAGGCCAGGGTCGCTTTTGATGTAGGCAGGGTAATCAGCTTCTATTACTGGGGAATTGGCCGTGGATTCGGATTCAGGGATACTTCTCAGGATACCATAGCCGTCACCATTTCCAATCCTGCCAAGGCTAAAGAGAGAATCCAGTTATTATCGCGACAAATGCGAAAAGACGGCAAAGTGTATCATCACTTCCATGGCGACGGACAGGGTGAATTCACTTACCATTGTGATGATCCGCTATGGTTTATGCTTGCCGTTACTGAATACCTCAAGGAAACCGGTGACTTCAGTCTGCTCGATGATCCGCAGCCTTTCATTGATGCACCTTCCGAATCGATCCTCAGTCATATGTTCAGTGTTGTTAACTATGCAAAAAACAACCTTGGGGCTCACGGGCTGCCGATCTTTGGACGGGGGGATTGGAACGATACCCTGGATTATATTGGTGGTGAAGAGGGAGGAGAGAGTGTATGGGGTGCGATGTTCTACGCCTCCATGCTCAATCTTTTCATCGAATTACTTGAACACCTTGGAAATCTAGAGGAATCAAACAATGTTCAGCAGGTAAGGAATGCTTTGGTGGAAGCTGTTGAGAAGCATTGCTGGGATGGAGAATGGTATATCCGTGCTTTTGGCGAGAAGAACCGCAAAGTGGGTTCAAAAGAGAATAAATATGGCAAAATTTTCCTGAATACTCAAATCTGGCCGGTATTAGCCGGATTCCCTAACCATGACAGACTGGTAACATCCATGGATAGTGTTAAGAAATACCTCGATTCCCCTGAAGGACCCAAAAAATGTACCCCGGCATGGAAAGAGATAGATCCGAATATTGGACTGGTAACCCGATGTGTCTGGGGTAAGAAGGAAAATGGCGCTGTTTTTTGTCATCCAACCACCTGGGTCATACAGGCAGAAACCATGCTGGGAAGAGGTAACCAGGCTTATGAATATTTTAAAAAGATGCTCCCAAATCGCATTGATAGCGATATTTTTGTAGCCGAGCCTTATGTGTATTCACAATATATCACCAGCAATGAACATTCAGCTCCGGGCAGGGCAAGTCATTCATGGCAGACAGGATCTGCAGCCTGGATGTACAGGGTAAGTTATGATTATTTGCTGGGGATAAGGTCAACCTATAAAGGACTTATTATTGACCCTGCAATCTCATCTTCCTGGAAATCCTATACGGTAGAAAGAGTATACAGGGGAACCCGATATAAGATTGAAGTCCTGAATCCGGGCGGAAAAGAAAAAGGTGTCACTGAACTGTGGGTTGATGGGAAGCAGATCAAAGGAAATCTAATCCCTGTATCAACAGATCCCATCTGCCAGGTAAAAGTGATCATGTAG
- a CDS encoding glycoside hydrolase family 130 protein gives MKRHPSNPILTRENIPPIPPTLVDVTSVFNPGAVKNGDTYHLILRVQSRSRETFLVMAESKDGVSFKVENKIVHFQGIEKVKEKVFHIYDARITPLDGRFYIMFAMDMQDGCQLGLGVTDDFKSFEFLGITSNEDIRNGVLFPEKIGGKYFRMDRPNKSRHSGGPTSGSTIWLSSSLNLLDWEPVAPLINGRFHYWDEYIGSGPPPVKTRKGWLHVYHGVAGHFGSSNIYQGGVMLLDLNDPSKVLGRCRCNILEPREIWELAGQVPNVTFPSGMIVEAFDSEGFAKEDSEVKIYYGAADTAVGLVVTSINELLTAALEGDIP, from the coding sequence ATGAAAAGACATCCTAGTAACCCGATCCTGACAAGAGAAAATATTCCTCCCATCCCTCCCACACTGGTAGATGTTACCAGTGTATTCAACCCCGGAGCAGTGAAAAATGGTGATACGTATCACCTGATTCTAAGAGTGCAAAGCAGATCCCGTGAAACCTTCCTGGTGATGGCAGAAAGCAAGGATGGGGTAAGCTTTAAAGTGGAGAACAAAATTGTTCATTTCCAGGGCATTGAAAAAGTCAAAGAAAAGGTATTTCATATTTATGATGCAAGAATCACCCCTTTGGATGGAAGGTTCTACATCATGTTTGCCATGGATATGCAGGATGGATGCCAGCTTGGACTTGGCGTAACTGATGATTTCAAATCCTTCGAATTTCTTGGAATCACTTCCAATGAAGATATTCGGAATGGTGTACTCTTTCCTGAAAAAATCGGGGGGAAATATTTCAGGATGGATCGCCCCAATAAATCCCGGCATTCTGGTGGGCCAACCTCAGGAAGTACCATCTGGCTTTCATCTTCTTTGAATCTGCTCGACTGGGAACCAGTTGCACCCCTTATCAATGGCCGCTTCCATTATTGGGATGAATACATTGGTTCCGGCCCACCTCCTGTGAAAACCCGTAAAGGCTGGTTGCATGTATATCACGGTGTTGCAGGGCATTTTGGAAGCTCCAACATTTACCAGGGGGGTGTCATGCTCCTTGACTTAAACGATCCGTCCAAAGTTTTGGGACGATGCAGGTGCAATATTTTAGAGCCCAGGGAGATCTGGGAATTAGCCGGACAAGTCCCGAATGTTACCTTTCCAAGCGGAATGATCGTTGAAGCTTTCGACTCAGAAGGTTTTGCCAAAGAAGATAGTGAAGTTAAAATTTATTACGGAGCTGCCGACACCGCTGTAGGCCTTGTCGTGACAAGCATTAATGAGTTATTAACAGCTGCTTTGGAAGGTGATATTCCATGA